GACTATATAACTTAGTGGATATAATTGCATTAATATTTAACATTCCTGAATAAAAAAAGATTTTTTGAGTGAGGGACAAGGGACACGTGGATAGGTTCCTTGTCCCACTTATATTTTCTTCGATTAAATTATTCTGTTATTTTTCTAACATTTCTGTATTAGTTAAAGCTTCATAAAATTCCAAGATAAACTGAGCCCCATTTAATGTTTTGGAAGGGAACAGCCAAAATGCACAGAAGAGTATTTGTACATATTAGTAAATTTGTTATACTAAAATGGATTACAATAATATTTTCCTAATTTGGTAGAGGTTAGTTGAAGTTACAAATCCCTTTTAGGATGTTCAAATTATTTATTTTACATACGGGGGTATTCATTTTGAGAAGACCAAAGATATTTACTATTTTATTAACTATTCTATTATTTGTTAGTTCAATTGTTTTGACTTTTTCACCAAGCATTGTTTCTGCTAATGGGACTAATTCAATGACATCTAATCAACCATATGCCATTGAACCTCAATATATAAATGCGTTCAGTTTTTCAGAAGGCCTAGCTTGGGTTCAAAATGAGGATGGGTGGGGTGTAATCGATACTACTGGAAAATGGGCCATCACCCCTCCGATTGCTAGCAATTTATTATCAGATCAATCTCTTTCTTTTCAGAATGGCTTTGCTTGGGTAGAATTTTCCGACGGGTATACGCCTATCAACAAGGAAGGTAAATTTATTACGAAAAAAAGGTACAAGATCTATAGTGATTTTAGTGATGGTTTAGCTGCTGTCCCGGATTCTAAAGGTAAATGGGGTTTTATTGATGAAACTGGTAAAGAGGTTGTAAAGGCAAAATATGATGAAGTTGGGAATTTTAAGGATGGACTAGCTTTTGTTAAAAGTTCTAATAAGCTCGGCTTAATTAACAAAACTGGTAAAGAAATTATAAAGCCTCAATATGATAGAATTGAGTATTTTCATGAAGGTCTTGCAGTGGTTGAAAAGAACGAGAAGTATGGTTATATTAATAAATCAGGTAAGGTTGTTCTTAATTTAATTTATAATTTTGGATCTGATTTTAATAAAGGATATGCGACTGTCTATTTAAAAGATAAAAGATATTATATCAATGGCAGCGGAAAAAAAATTACGGATAAATATATAGATGGGGTAGCTACTTTTTCTAAAAATTATCTTTGGGGCTTGAAGAATAAAAGTGGAAAAGTTCTTGTCAAACCTATATATAACTGGATTGAAGATTTCCAAGAAGGGATTGCTATAGTAACTCAGGGGGGGAATTATGGTCTTATAGATAAAAGTGGAAAGGTCATCGTTAAACCTCAATATAGTAGTATTGATGCATTCAAGGAAGGTTTAGCAATTGTAGATGTAGCTTCAAAAAGTAAACATAACTATGGAGTCATATCTAAGGCAGGCAAGGTGCTTGTAAATCCTCAATATGATTATATTACATCTTTTGATAATGGTGTCGCTGTGATTGAAAAGAATAATAAATGCGGATTAATTGATAAAACTGGTAAGGTAATTGTCAAACCACAATACGATTTTATGGATGATTTCCATGAAGGATTAGCAAGGGTGGAGCAAAGTGGTAAGAATGGCTTTATTGATAAAACTGGTAAGGAAGTAATCAAACCACAATATGAAACGGTTGTAATCGGACCTCCTTCAAATAGTGGTATACAACAAGCTATTTCGGGAGCAGGAGCTTCCTCAAATGGCTTAATTAGTGTATATATTGATGGAAACTTTGGGTTTATTCGTAATCCGTTAATGAAATAGGGGGAAGTTCGATAACTTTAAATATTGGCTGATTTCACTAAAATGTAATAGTGCTGAACCCAATTCTAACCATTTTGTAAGGAATATTATCGTCTACATCTTGGTGTGTAATAGAGAGAACAAGATTTAATTCCTTTAAGGCTTTACTTGGAATCAGTCAACTTATGAGTTTAGTCATGGTAGTGGCAAACCAAAGACTAAAGTTAAAATGAAACTGGATGAAAGCACCTATTTGGTTCTTGCGATTCGTTATAAGGAGCTGTTCAGCGGTAGCGGTGTAGGTGGCGGCGATGATGTTCCGTTCGAGATTGATGGTTACCTAACTGAGATTGATACTGGAAAAATCGACTCGGACTATATGAACTCACGCTTTGAAAAGTTTCTTAAAATCCTTACACAAGATGATGTAGATAAAGCTGAAATACGGAAGACGCTTGATGATTTGCATAAGTCATTCGCCATGTTGACACAGGAAGAGCAAAAGTATGCAAGCATCTTCCTTCACGATGTAGAAAGTGGAAATGCCAGGATGGAAAATGGTAAAACTTTCAGGGATTATATCACTGAATATCAATTCAAGGCAAAGAATGACCAGATCCAACGTATTTCACGAGTCTTGGGGGTGGATGAAAAGAAACTCCGCATTCTTTTGGTTGCAAATGTAACAGAGGCAAGCATCAATGAGTTCGGTCGCTTCGATGATTTGAAGGCCTCCGTAGATAAAGCCAAGGCAAAGGAATATTTCGAAAAACTGGAAAACGCAAAAATACTACCATTTAAGATCAACATAAGAATACACAATTTGCTTCAGGAGTTCATTCTAAAAGGTGGGTTTGATATCGAAGAGCCGAAGGAATAAAGGCGGTTGGATTGTTGCTGTAAGAGGAAAAAGCATAAATCTATACCTATCAACTAACAAAATACCCGCTCCATTCCTAAACCAGAAAAGGAGCGGGTTAAAAATCTAACTCATCCACTCCGAATATCTCCCCAAAGTATCTATTGTATAGTAACTCTAAAATTTCTGCCCGTTCTTGGTTGTCTAATCTTTCGATAACCATTTCGATAATCTCAAAAACCTGTATAGGGCTAACATATTCTGAAAGTTCAGTGATGCGTCTATAAGTGCTAAGATTAAATACAGTCAACTTTTTCCCCACCCCGAAAATTTTTTTTAGGCTAGCCCTCTTCGTTCCAATTCTCTGTCCACTGCAGCAAGTAAGATATTAGAGGCTTGTCTGTATAATCGCTTATATTCGTGACCACTTAAATCGTGATGGAGTTCTGCCTGTAAGAGTCTTACTTTCGATTCAAGAAAGACTAGTTTTTCCTCCGTAGTCAGTAAGTCTTTGATTATACGTTTATCTTCCATTCTCTTCCCGCTCCTTCCGTTCCTTTTTTAATATTTGTATATAGTTACTGATAGGAGTTGTATCCACTTCGCCCGGTTTGCTCGGTACAACATAATGCCAACCATATTCCTCGTCCACAATTCGGTCTATTTCTTTCCAACGTTTGTCCTTTTTATATTCCAATACCCGCTCCACTTTCCTAAAAATCTATAGCCTTTTTAATTCGTAGTACATCTTTCAATTCTAAACCAGTATGCTCAGCAACTTCCTCTACTGAATTTTCTTTACTTAATAAACGAATGGCTTCAAAAAGGGATTGAATAATTTTTTCGTCACGTTCCTTTTGAAATTTAGAAAATGGATCTTTCACTGACTACCCTCCCAAAAGGTTTTTCCAGCCCCGTATTTTTTGGAATGACTAGGAGGGTGGAGTTTCGGGGGGCGTTCCCCCCTGTATCCCCCTAGCGTTTAAAAAAGGGCATTTGACCCGCTCCTTGTTCCAAACTATTCAAGTACACTTCTAAGATAGGGGAACACATGTTCATAATTCCATTATAATCCAGAACTATTCGTGAATCCAGTTTTCTTTTACACTTTCTTTTTCCCCTTCTGATAACTTGACTGCTACCGTAACGAACTAACTACTAAAAAATAAGATACAGACCCGTCCCTTTTTAAGTTCAGGTAGAATTCCTACCTATTCTTGTAAGTACAGCCTTTGATTTTGAACACAGAGAAGCGGGTTGTATTTATTTTCATAATCATAAACTCTCCCTGCAGAAGAAGTAAAAAATTATTGGATGATTTTGTAAAAATACTGGATAGTTGAAGAAAAGACCAATATAATTAAAAAATAAGGAACGTATGTTTTTGTTTTTTGTTTCTTCTTTTGGAAGTATGTTTGTAACTAGCAACTAAATGAATGAATTGCTCACAAAAATAGAATCATGTTCTTTTTTATTGTGGAGGTTAGGTAAATGAGTAAAATAAACGATAAAAAGGTAATTGATATCAATAAATATCCAAGGACGATTAAGTTCAAAAGTAGTAAGGAAATATTTGATGAGAGAAGAAAAAGAAGAGAAAAACTAATCGCTGAAACATTACTGATAATAGAGGCGATAAGAAATAGAAGTAAATAAAGGGCATTCGGATTTATGGTGGAAAATGGTTTATAAGTCACTCTTCTCAAAAATCTTTATAAGTGTGTAACACTTCTATTTGTGGAACCAAAATAGAGAACTGCTTCGAAAGCTATCTATAAATCAAAAAGTGATAACTTGTTGTTGTCTTGACGCTTCATATTTAAATATGCTTGCAAATCGGCATTTACATCTTGTTGTATATAGATTTCTTTTGCTGTTGTATGCAACACGTTACTCACATCTTCTGTGCGTTCTTCATCTAACGAAAATGAATAACTTTGAACAACCTTTTTGGCATTTTCACGTTCTAATAGGGAGGAAAAGTCGTTTACTCTTTTTGCTATTACTAATGCCAATTTTGCTGTACGTTTTCTGTAACTTGTGCCACCATCGGATTGAAAAGAAAATTCTTTCTCTAATGCAGAAAGTAGAATCTTCAAATATCGTTGATTTTCTACCTGATTATTATTCAAGTGAACACCTCCTGTTTTCCGCTGTCTTTATTATATCCCTCTTTCCTTTAAATGTCAGGTAACTCATGCAAGTTCAAGTCAGGATTACTACAATCAAATGAGAAGCAGGGTGGTGGAATTATGTTAAAAGATCGAGGCAGAAAGAAGTGGCAAGGGTTTTTCATGCCAGAACATATTTCTATGTTAAAACGAATGGATAGAGACTCGCTAAAACAGCCCAGGCCGGAGCTGGATCCACTACAAATCGAAGAGATGGAACAGTTATTGCTAAAGAGTGTAGAGAATCATTCCCGTCTAATAGTGACAACCTGGAGTGATGGATTCTTTAATAAAAGGGTTGGAGTTGTTAAGAAACTAAATCCTGTTGAAAAGAAGATTACTTTTATTGATGAATTGGATTGTACATTTAATCTTTCTTTTTATTCAATTACAAACGTTGAAAAATTGTAGAACATCAGAATAGCTGCTCCTACCAAGTTTTTTATTTTTGAAGATGATGTAATGAAAAAGATCCCATATATGCAACATAATTATGGAAAATAGATAATGGTGGTAGACATGTTGGACAAATATATACGTATATCCTTAAAACAGGGGGCCCTAAGGTGAATGAATTTGGAGATTTAATCAAAGCCTTACAGCATAACAATGCTTACGACACATTTTATAAAGAAAATAAGGCAGCCATAAACGAAAAATTTAATAGTCTATTCTCAATTATTCAAGAAGGATTTTCTGTGGGCTTTGAAGCTGGGAGAGGAGCGGGTTATTCAGCAGGAGTAATTGATACAAATGTTAAAATGTTATTCAGACTAGTTGACGAAACAAATTTAAGTGATGAAGAGATATTGACTGTTTTAGATAAGCAAGGAGAAGATATTTTCATCGAAAAATTGGGGGAATTAAGAAATACGATTAAAGTGAAGAGAGACGAATGATTAATGATATCTTCCATAGTATCTTCTTGTAGTATTGCAGCCTTAAAAAGCAAAGAGGTGTGATTCTTGATAGGTCCGTATTTAGAAGGGGAATTTTGTAAAGGTTTCACTGTAAAATTGGACAAGCTTCGAGAAAATCCAGAAATGTGGGAGAAACATATAAAAATATTACAAAATTACAAAATCTCAACAATAGTGACTTACAACGAACTCCGAGATATTTTTGGACAAGAGTTAGCTGACCATCTCATTTACGATTGTTTGTTTTGCTGGTTAGAACTTTAAGGGGTGTGAAAAAGTTGAAAAACATCAGTTTTTTTCAATTTGACTATTAAAAAAGCATTTCGCTAGTAGAAAATGCTTTTTTCGACTTGAAAATCAGTTAGTTCGCTTTCATGCATTTTTTGCTTGAATGATACTCGTAGCAGCGTTTTTACATTGAAAATTTGTTTGGTCTTTAACCATAGGGGGAATTAGGGTGTTTGAGATTACTGTAAGACTTAAAAATGATTGGATAGACTTAACAGGCGTTCCAGATGTTGAACTATTTAAGGCTTTATCTAATTGGTCAAGTGGAGAAGATGACATTATTGAAATTAAAGGCTTCTCTTTCAAAGCTGATGAAATAGTGAATATTCAAATT
The Neobacillus sp. PS3-40 genome window above contains:
- a CDS encoding WG repeat-containing protein, whose product is MRRPKIFTILLTILLFVSSIVLTFSPSIVSANGTNSMTSNQPYAIEPQYINAFSFSEGLAWVQNEDGWGVIDTTGKWAITPPIASNLLSDQSLSFQNGFAWVEFSDGYTPINKEGKFITKKRYKIYSDFSDGLAAVPDSKGKWGFIDETGKEVVKAKYDEVGNFKDGLAFVKSSNKLGLINKTGKEIIKPQYDRIEYFHEGLAVVEKNEKYGYINKSGKVVLNLIYNFGSDFNKGYATVYLKDKRYYINGSGKKITDKYIDGVATFSKNYLWGLKNKSGKVLVKPIYNWIEDFQEGIAIVTQGGNYGLIDKSGKVIVKPQYSSIDAFKEGLAIVDVASKSKHNYGVISKAGKVLVNPQYDYITSFDNGVAVIEKNNKCGLIDKTGKVIVKPQYDFMDDFHEGLARVEQSGKNGFIDKTGKEVIKPQYETVVIGPPSNSGIQQAISGAGASSNGLISVYIDGNFGFIRNPLMK
- a CDS encoding YolD-like family protein, whose product is MLKDRGRKKWQGFFMPEHISMLKRMDRDSLKQPRPELDPLQIEEMEQLLLKSVENHSRLIVTTWSDGFFNKRVGVVKKLNPVEKKITFIDELDCTFNLSFYSITNVEKL